A single Macrobrachium nipponense isolate FS-2020 chromosome 5, ASM1510439v2, whole genome shotgun sequence DNA region contains:
- the LOC135215970 gene encoding molt-inhibiting hormone-like, protein MASRLNKAFTLQKLTYVAITMAVFGILLVDQTSARFLDDECRGVMGNRDLYEYVVRICDDCENIFRKSNVGPKCKKNCFYNMDFMWCVHATERTDELEHLNRAMSIIRVGRK, encoded by the exons ATGGCATCTCGTCTCAACAAAGCTTTCACGCTTCAG AAATTAACATATGTTGCGATAACCATGGCTGTGTTCGGAATACTACTAGTGGATCAGACTTCGGCCCGGTTTTTGGACGACGAGTGTCGAGGAGTCATGGGAAATCGTGACTTGTACGAATACGTCGTCAGGATATGCGACGACTGCGAAAACATATTCAGGAAAAGCAACGTTGGGCCCAAATGCAA GAAAAACTGCTTCTACAACATGGACTTCATGTGGTGCGTCCATGCCACTGAGCGAACCGACGAGCTGGAACATCTGAACCGAGCGATGAGCATAATACGAGTCGGACGCAAGTGA